From one Paeniglutamicibacter psychrophenolicus genomic stretch:
- a CDS encoding MBL fold metallo-hydrolase — protein MEITKFNHSCIRVGSGGRSLVIDPGTFSPVERALEGAEAILATHVHADHLDLDAVVAALGREKKLVFHGPTALAASVLAAATEAGVADAAARIHGVGPGEVFEAAGMEISTHGGMHAVIHHSLPVVANIGYFVDRTLYHPGDSYQVPEGIEVATLLVPAHAPWAKIGETIEFLSMVNAAENFPIHDGLLNARGLSLVDGHLGRVAAEHGLGYSRIPNETPVVLGER, from the coding sequence ATGGAGATCACCAAGTTCAACCATTCATGCATCCGCGTGGGCTCCGGGGGCCGGTCGCTGGTCATCGACCCGGGAACGTTCTCGCCGGTGGAGCGGGCGCTCGAGGGGGCCGAGGCCATCCTGGCCACCCACGTGCACGCCGACCACCTGGACCTGGACGCCGTGGTGGCGGCCCTGGGGCGCGAGAAGAAGCTTGTCTTCCACGGACCGACGGCCCTTGCCGCGTCAGTGCTGGCCGCCGCCACCGAGGCTGGGGTCGCCGATGCCGCGGCGCGGATCCACGGCGTCGGTCCGGGCGAGGTCTTCGAGGCCGCGGGAATGGAAATCTCCACGCACGGCGGGATGCACGCGGTGATCCACCATTCGCTGCCGGTCGTGGCCAACATCGGCTACTTCGTGGACCGGACGCTGTACCACCCGGGCGACAGCTACCAGGTGCCCGAGGGGATCGAGGTGGCCACGCTGCTGGTTCCGGCCCATGCCCCGTGGGCGAAGATCGGGGAGACCATCGAGTTCCTGTCCATGGTGAACGCGGCGGAGAACTTCCCGATCCACGACGGGCTGCTCAACGCGCGTGGACTGTCCCTGGTGGACGGGCACCTGGGCCGGGTCGCCGCGGAGCACGGGTTGGGCTACAGCAGGATTCCCAACGAGACCCCGGTGGTGCTGGGGGAGCGCTGA
- a CDS encoding NAD(P)-dependent alcohol dehydrogenase, with translation MIGRPKPPPLDTAARLHERERTRGPAAAMAPAAVPALGIARAGGPVVPLVIHRREPGPRDVVIEIEFCGLCHSDVHTGRGEWGAKRLPLVLGHEMVGIVSQAGDAVTDLVIGTRVGVGCLVDSCRECGECRAGLEQFCTKSVATYGGHDARTGEYTQGGYSTRIVVDARYVLRIPAALDPAAAAPLLCAGITTYSPLRHHDVGPGSRVGVLGLGGLGHMAVKLAVAMGAEVTVLTRGNAKHDSALALGAHTVIDTLDAAALRGSRDTLDLLIDTVSAPHDVGPYLKALRRDGALVQLSLPDGPMPGFDTRELVHRRLSYTGSLIGSIAQTQEMLDFCAEHQVACEIELTGAKHINEAWDRMVAADVKYRFVLDAATLRGDDHMEGA, from the coding sequence ATGATTGGTCGACCGAAACCCCCGCCCCTTGACACCGCCGCAAGGTTGCACGAGCGCGAACGCACCCGGGGCCCGGCCGCGGCCATGGCCCCGGCGGCGGTGCCGGCGCTGGGCATCGCACGGGCCGGCGGGCCGGTGGTGCCACTGGTGATCCACCGCCGCGAACCCGGCCCGCGCGACGTGGTCATCGAGATCGAATTCTGCGGGCTGTGCCATTCCGACGTGCACACCGGGCGCGGGGAATGGGGCGCCAAGCGGCTGCCGCTGGTCCTCGGTCACGAAATGGTCGGCATCGTCTCGCAGGCCGGCGACGCGGTCACCGACCTGGTCATCGGCACCCGGGTGGGGGTCGGCTGCCTGGTGGATTCCTGCCGCGAATGCGGGGAATGCCGCGCGGGCCTGGAGCAGTTCTGCACCAAATCGGTGGCTACCTACGGCGGGCACGACGCCCGGACCGGCGAATACACCCAGGGCGGCTACTCCACGCGCATCGTGGTGGATGCCCGCTACGTGCTGCGGATCCCCGCCGCGCTGGATCCGGCCGCTGCCGCCCCGCTGCTGTGCGCCGGGATCACCACCTACTCGCCGCTGCGCCACCACGACGTGGGGCCCGGCAGCCGCGTGGGGGTCCTGGGCCTGGGCGGGCTGGGCCACATGGCCGTCAAGCTGGCCGTCGCGATGGGCGCCGAGGTCACCGTGCTGACCCGCGGGAACGCCAAGCACGACTCGGCCCTGGCCCTGGGCGCGCACACGGTCATCGACACGCTTGATGCGGCCGCGCTGCGGGGGAGCCGCGACACCCTGGACCTTCTCATCGACACGGTCTCGGCCCCGCACGACGTGGGCCCCTACCTCAAGGCCCTGCGCCGCGACGGCGCGTTGGTCCAGCTCTCGCTGCCCGACGGCCCGATGCCGGGGTTCGACACCCGGGAGCTGGTCCACAGGCGGCTGAGCTACACCGGGTCGTTGATAGGCTCGATCGCGCAGACCCAGGAAATGCTCGACTTCTGCGCCGAACACCAGGTGGCGTGCGAGATCGAGCTGACCGGGGCGAAGCACATCAACGAGGCGTGGGACCGGATGGTCGCCGCCGACGTGAAATACAGGTTTGTCCTGGATGCCGCCACCTTGCGCGGCGACGACCACATGGAGGGTGCATGA
- a CDS encoding PLP-dependent cysteine synthase family protein, whose translation MRSADTHLHKLELPRAWGIDLYLKDESTHRTGSLKHRLARSLFLYGLVNGWITEGTTIVEASSGSTAVSEAYYAKLLGLPFIAVMAAGTSPEKIALIEATGGTCHLVDDPSSVYAESERLAAATNGHYMDQFTYAERATDWRGNNNIAESIFQQLAMEEHPVPSWIVVGAGTGGTSATIGRYARYHRHSTRLAVADPEGSAFLPAWQAAVSGGDAGAATGTASRIEGIGRARPEPSFVPGVIDFMATVPDAASVAAMRHLQDFAHLCAGPSTGTNLWLAWQVVANMLAAGEKGSVVSLLCDNGERYATSYYDAGWLAAAGLDPEPYAGRIERLLETGRWE comes from the coding sequence ATGCGCTCGGCCGACACCCACCTGCACAAGCTCGAGCTGCCCCGCGCGTGGGGCATCGACCTGTACCTGAAGGACGAGTCGACGCACCGCACCGGCAGCCTCAAGCACCGGCTGGCGCGTTCCCTGTTCCTCTACGGCCTGGTCAACGGGTGGATCACCGAGGGCACCACGATCGTGGAGGCCTCCTCCGGTTCCACCGCGGTATCCGAGGCGTACTACGCCAAGCTCCTGGGCCTGCCGTTCATCGCGGTGATGGCCGCGGGGACCTCCCCGGAGAAGATCGCGCTGATCGAGGCCACCGGGGGCACCTGCCACCTGGTCGATGACCCCTCGAGCGTGTATGCGGAATCCGAGCGGCTTGCCGCTGCCACGAATGGGCACTACATGGACCAGTTCACCTACGCCGAGCGGGCCACGGACTGGCGCGGGAACAACAACATCGCCGAGTCGATTTTCCAGCAGCTGGCCATGGAGGAGCACCCGGTGCCGTCCTGGATCGTGGTGGGCGCCGGAACCGGCGGCACCTCGGCGACCATCGGCCGCTACGCCCGCTACCACCGCCATTCCACCCGCCTGGCCGTCGCGGATCCCGAGGGCTCGGCGTTCCTGCCGGCCTGGCAGGCAGCGGTTTCCGGGGGCGACGCGGGGGCCGCCACCGGCACCGCCAGCCGCATCGAGGGCATCGGCCGGGCACGCCCGGAACCGAGCTTCGTGCCGGGGGTCATCGACTTCATGGCCACGGTTCCCGATGCCGCCTCGGTGGCGGCGATGCGCCACCTGCAGGACTTCGCGCACCTGTGTGCCGGGCCCTCGACCGGGACCAACCTCTGGCTGGCCTGGCAGGTCGTGGCGAACATGCTCGCCGCGGGCGAGAAGGGCTCGGTCGTCTCGCTGTTGTGCGACAACGGGGAGCGCTACGCGACCTCCTACTACGACGCCGGCTGGCTGGCGGCCGCCGGGCTGGACCCGGAACCCTACGCGGGCCGGATCGAACGCCTGCTGGAAACCGGGCGCTGGGAGTAG
- the hrpA gene encoding ATP-dependent RNA helicase HrpA translates to MALTISYPEALPVSARRDDIMKAIKDNQVVIVAGETGSGKTTQLPKMLLELGLGERGMIGHTQPRRLAARTVAERIAEELGTTIGAEVGFHVRFTGEVSRSTKVKVMTDGILLAEIQRDKLLKKYNAIIIDEAHERSLNIDFLLGYLRRILPKRPDLKIVITSATIDPQRFAEHFAAPDLQGEEPVPAPIIEVSGRTFPVETRYRPLNPADGMDEDELDPDAQVEDRDPLDAIAEAVDELAKEAPGDILIFFPGEREIRDAAEVLRARVQTNKRLAGTEILPLFARLSLAEQHQVFKPGRNRRIVLATNVAETSLTVPGIKYVIDTGTARISRYSHRTKVQRLPIERVSQASANQRSGRCGRVSDGIAIRLYSQEDFETRPEFTDPEILRTNLAAVILQMSSMGVVRTARDVADFPFVQPPDAKSINDGVALLRELGALDTGTEATITTIGKSLAQLPVDVRLGRMIVEAGNRGCAKEVMVLAAALSIQDPRERPSEETGKRERAAEMHKRFTDAKSDFSSLLNLWRYLQEKQRELSSSAFRRLCKNEYINYLRVREWQDLFTQLRQLAKPLGITISPEPVDAAANEDAIHISLLSGLLGHVGFWDERKREYVGARGTRFSVFPGSALSRKNTEWVMAAELVETSRLWARTVARLDPKWVEEVAGELLKRSYSEPHWSRNSGAVMGYEKLTLFGLTIVPRRRIQYSRVDPELCRELFIRHALVEGDWKTHHKFFARNRRVLEDIEELETRMRRRDLRVSDEDLFDFYDARLGPEVLSERHFDRWWKAARHEDPTLLDFNPEDMLAADATELDTDAYPRTWRHGTLDLDLVYEYNPAARAGESDGVSVRVPVLFLNQLDPVRFRWLIPGLRVELVTALIKSLPKAIRKNFVPAPDVARTAVAALEADFNPETDDLAASLELALRRLKGVVIPPGSWNWDALPPHLRFTFTVIDAEAKILDESQELAVLQQTLAAANRSALARSLGIKPGAALPAAADSGNGPGRAPGAASAQARGTADNLKGRGQKSASRPGGATAVATTVWERSGLTDWDTGLGLAGSITEKVVTEVAGQQVTAYPALLDTGSDVRLTVFRNPAEQMAAHRTGVIRLLLLKVPSPSRYVLDHLNNTEKLVFTQNPHGSVEALIRDCTMAAVDKLVPAGLPFTKAAFDALYEKVRAELIDTVFTVTAIVEKVLSGTRRINKDIKSASSLALVNALNDVKSQLEQLVYPGFVAKTGYAQLAQLPRYISAIEKRLEKLGTGHLTRDNAATLDIQALEDEYDAALGQLVPGARTPAQLAAVKWMLEEYRVSLFAQELGTAYSVSAKRIRAAMREGLAAAR, encoded by the coding sequence ATGGCCCTGACGATTTCCTATCCCGAAGCCCTGCCCGTTTCCGCCCGACGCGACGACATCATGAAAGCCATCAAGGACAACCAGGTGGTCATCGTCGCCGGCGAAACCGGCTCCGGCAAAACCACGCAGTTACCCAAGATGCTCCTGGAGCTGGGTCTGGGCGAACGCGGCATGATCGGGCACACCCAGCCCCGCCGACTGGCCGCCCGCACCGTGGCCGAACGCATCGCCGAGGAACTGGGCACCACCATCGGCGCCGAGGTCGGCTTCCATGTCCGCTTCACCGGCGAGGTTTCCCGCTCCACCAAGGTCAAGGTGATGACCGACGGCATCCTGCTGGCCGAGATCCAGCGCGACAAGCTGCTCAAGAAGTACAACGCGATCATCATCGACGAGGCCCACGAACGCAGCCTCAACATCGACTTCCTGCTGGGCTACCTGCGCCGGATCCTGCCCAAGCGGCCCGACCTGAAGATCGTCATCACCTCGGCCACCATCGATCCGCAGCGCTTCGCCGAGCACTTCGCCGCGCCCGACCTCCAGGGCGAAGAGCCCGTTCCGGCACCCATCATCGAGGTCTCCGGGCGCACCTTCCCCGTCGAAACCCGCTACCGTCCGCTGAACCCGGCCGACGGGATGGACGAGGACGAGTTGGACCCCGACGCCCAGGTCGAGGACCGCGACCCGCTTGACGCGATCGCCGAGGCCGTGGACGAACTGGCCAAGGAGGCACCCGGGGACATCCTGATCTTCTTCCCCGGCGAGCGCGAGATCCGCGACGCCGCCGAGGTGCTGCGGGCCCGAGTGCAGACCAACAAGCGCCTGGCCGGCACCGAGATCCTGCCCCTGTTCGCCCGGCTCTCGCTGGCCGAACAGCACCAGGTGTTCAAGCCGGGGCGCAACCGGCGCATCGTGCTGGCCACCAACGTCGCGGAGACCTCGCTGACGGTGCCGGGCATCAAGTACGTCATCGACACCGGCACCGCCCGCATCTCGCGCTACTCCCACCGCACCAAGGTCCAGCGCCTGCCCATCGAACGGGTCTCGCAGGCCAGCGCCAACCAGCGCTCGGGCCGTTGCGGGCGCGTGTCCGACGGCATCGCCATCCGCCTCTACTCGCAGGAGGACTTCGAGACCCGGCCCGAGTTCACCGACCCGGAGATCCTGCGCACCAACCTAGCCGCGGTGATCCTGCAGATGAGCTCGATGGGCGTGGTGCGCACCGCGCGCGACGTCGCGGACTTCCCCTTCGTCCAGCCCCCCGATGCCAAGTCGATCAACGACGGCGTGGCGCTGCTGCGCGAGCTCGGCGCCCTGGACACCGGCACCGAGGCCACCATCACCACCATCGGCAAGTCGCTGGCGCAGCTGCCGGTCGACGTGCGCCTGGGCCGGATGATCGTGGAGGCCGGAAACCGGGGATGCGCCAAGGAGGTCATGGTGCTCGCCGCCGCCCTGTCCATCCAGGACCCGCGCGAGCGCCCCAGCGAGGAAACCGGCAAGCGCGAACGCGCCGCGGAGATGCACAAGCGCTTCACCGACGCGAAGTCGGATTTCTCCTCGCTGCTGAACCTCTGGCGCTACCTGCAGGAAAAGCAGAGGGAGCTCTCCTCCTCGGCCTTCCGCCGGCTGTGCAAGAACGAATACATCAACTACCTGCGCGTGCGCGAATGGCAGGACCTGTTCACCCAGCTGCGCCAGCTCGCCAAGCCGCTGGGCATCACCATCTCCCCGGAGCCGGTGGACGCCGCCGCCAACGAGGACGCCATCCACATCTCACTGCTGTCCGGGCTGCTGGGCCATGTGGGCTTCTGGGACGAACGCAAGCGCGAATACGTCGGCGCCCGCGGCACCCGCTTCTCGGTGTTCCCCGGATCGGCCCTCTCGCGCAAGAACACCGAGTGGGTCATGGCCGCCGAGCTGGTGGAGACCTCCCGGCTCTGGGCCCGCACCGTGGCGCGCCTGGATCCCAAGTGGGTCGAGGAGGTCGCCGGGGAACTGCTCAAGCGCAGCTACTCCGAGCCGCACTGGTCCCGGAACTCCGGCGCGGTCATGGGCTACGAGAAGCTCACGCTCTTCGGCCTGACCATCGTGCCGCGCCGCCGCATCCAGTACTCGCGCGTTGATCCGGAGCTCTGCCGCGAGCTGTTCATCCGCCATGCGCTGGTGGAGGGCGACTGGAAGACCCACCACAAGTTCTTCGCCCGCAACCGCCGGGTGCTCGAGGACATCGAGGAGCTCGAGACCCGGATGCGGCGCCGCGATTTGCGCGTGAGCGACGAGGACCTCTTCGATTTCTACGATGCGCGCCTGGGACCCGAGGTGCTCTCGGAGCGGCACTTCGACAGGTGGTGGAAGGCCGCCCGGCACGAGGATCCGACGCTGCTGGACTTCAACCCGGAGGACATGCTGGCCGCCGATGCCACCGAGCTGGACACCGACGCCTATCCGCGCACCTGGCGTCACGGCACCCTGGATTTGGATTTGGTCTACGAGTACAACCCGGCCGCCCGCGCCGGGGAGTCCGACGGCGTCTCGGTGCGCGTCCCGGTGCTCTTCTTGAACCAGCTGGACCCGGTGCGTTTCCGCTGGCTGATCCCGGGGCTGCGGGTCGAGCTGGTCACCGCGCTGATCAAGTCGCTGCCCAAGGCGATCCGGAAGAACTTCGTCCCCGCCCCCGACGTGGCCCGCACCGCAGTGGCCGCGCTGGAAGCCGACTTCAACCCGGAGACCGACGACCTGGCCGCATCCCTGGAGCTGGCGCTGCGCCGGCTCAAGGGCGTGGTCATCCCGCCCGGGTCCTGGAACTGGGACGCGCTTCCGCCGCACCTGCGCTTCACCTTCACCGTCATCGACGCCGAGGCTAAGATCCTGGACGAGTCCCAGGAGCTGGCCGTGCTGCAGCAGACCCTGGCCGCGGCCAACCGCTCGGCCCTGGCACGCTCGCTGGGCATCAAGCCCGGCGCGGCGCTGCCCGCCGCTGCCGACTCCGGCAACGGACCGGGCCGGGCCCCGGGCGCTGCATCGGCCCAGGCACGTGGCACGGCAGACAACCTGAAGGGCCGCGGGCAGAAGTCCGCCTCACGGCCCGGCGGCGCAACGGCCGTGGCCACCACGGTGTGGGAACGCAGCGGGCTGACCGACTGGGACACCGGGCTCGGCCTGGCCGGGTCCATCACCGAAAAGGTCGTCACCGAGGTCGCCGGGCAGCAGGTCACCGCCTACCCGGCACTGCTGGACACGGGCAGCGACGTGCGCCTGACGGTCTTCCGCAACCCGGCCGAGCAAATGGCAGCCCACCGCACCGGAGTCATCCGGCTGCTGCTGCTCAAGGTCCCCTCGCCCTCCCGGTACGTCCTTGACCACCTGAACAACACCGAGAAGCTGGTCTTCACGCAGAACCCGCACGGCAGCGTCGAGGCCTTGATCCGCGACTGCACCATGGCAGCGGTGGACAAGCTGGTCCCGGCCGGGCTGCCCTTCACCAAGGCGGCGTTCGACGCCCTGTACGAGAAGGTGCGCGCGGAGTTGATCGACACGGTCTTCACCGTGACCGCGATCGTGGAGAAGGTGCTTTCCGGGACCCGGCGGATCAACAAGGACATCAAGTCCGCCTCCTCGCTGGCGCTGGTCAACGCCTTGAACGACGTGAAGTCCCAGCTCGAGCAGCTGGTCTACCCGGGGTTCGTCGCCAAGACCGGCTACGCGCAGCTGGCCCAGCTGCCGCGCTACATCTCCGCCATCGAGAAGCGGTTGGAAAAGCTCGGCACCGGGCACCTGACGCGCGACAACGCCGCGACCCTGGACATCCAGGCGCTGGAGGACGAATACGATGCGGCCCTGGGCCAGCTGGTCCCCGGCGCCCGCACCCCGGCGCAACTGGCCGCGGTGAAGTGGATGCTCGAGGAATACCGGGTCTCGCTCTTCGCCCAGGAACTGGGCACCGCCTACTCGGTGTCCGCCAAGCGGATCCGCGCGGCCATGCGCGAGGGGCTGGCCGCTGCCAGGTAG
- a CDS encoding ABC transporter substrate-binding protein, translating to MKFIKSVQIAAGVAATALVLTACGGSTTPEATGSSEAAGPVTIGIAQYVSHPSLDAVVTGFKKGMADAGYTGDDKVKYDFANAQADQATNTSIVGKFASDKDMDLVLAIATPTAQAAAQSITKIPVLFSAVTDPMEAKLVSSLEAPGANVTGTSDKNPVKEQLELLKKIKPDAKTVGIVYSSGEVNSGVQVQWAKDAAAELGLTIEEKAISASSEVQQAASGLDVDAFYVPTDNAVVSALEGLLQTAQDKKIPVISADGESVKRGATATYGLNYEKLGEQTAAMAVKLLKGEAKPETMPVETITKVELYLNTTAAEKIGLTFPADMLSEAAETYK from the coding sequence ATGAAATTCATCAAGTCCGTACAGATCGCAGCCGGGGTCGCTGCCACCGCATTGGTGCTCACCGCATGCGGCGGATCCACCACCCCCGAGGCCACCGGCTCTTCCGAAGCTGCCGGCCCGGTGACGATCGGCATTGCCCAGTATGTGTCCCACCCGTCGCTTGACGCCGTGGTCACAGGATTCAAGAAGGGCATGGCGGACGCCGGCTACACGGGCGACGACAAGGTCAAGTACGACTTCGCCAACGCCCAGGCCGACCAGGCCACCAACACCTCGATCGTGGGCAAATTCGCTTCCGACAAGGACATGGACCTGGTTCTGGCCATCGCCACCCCGACGGCCCAGGCCGCCGCCCAGTCGATCACCAAGATCCCCGTGCTCTTCTCCGCGGTCACCGACCCGATGGAAGCCAAGCTGGTCTCCAGCCTCGAGGCACCCGGCGCCAACGTCACCGGCACCTCGGACAAGAACCCGGTCAAGGAACAGCTCGAACTGCTCAAGAAGATCAAGCCCGACGCCAAGACCGTGGGAATCGTCTACTCCTCGGGCGAGGTCAACTCCGGCGTCCAGGTCCAGTGGGCCAAGGATGCCGCAGCCGAATTGGGCCTGACCATCGAGGAGAAGGCCATCTCGGCTTCCTCCGAGGTCCAGCAGGCAGCCTCGGGCCTGGACGTCGACGCGTTCTACGTCCCGACCGACAACGCCGTGGTTTCGGCGCTCGAAGGCCTGCTGCAGACCGCACAGGACAAGAAGATCCCGGTGATCTCCGCCGACGGCGAGTCCGTCAAGCGCGGCGCCACCGCCACCTACGGCCTGAACTACGAGAAGCTCGGAGAGCAGACCGCAGCCATGGCAGTGAAGCTGCTCAAGGGCGAGGCCAAGCCGGAAACCATGCCGGTTGAGACCATCACCAAGGTCGAGCTCTACCTGAACACCACCGCGGCGGAGAAGATCGGCCTGACCTTCCCGGCAGACATGCTCTCCGAAGCAGCGGAAACCTACAAGTAA
- a CDS encoding cupin domain-containing protein — protein sequence MDTNKELQAIIRQPGEGERRWFFGGGVHIWKATEAQTAGAFLLFEDRLEKGKDTPLHTHPESDETMIVLSGEIVMHLAGRESRIGAGGLVMAPRGMPHAFKVTEDATRVLCLHTPGVCQAFYLEASVPLQDGDPGTGEVDFGRVMESARRNGGIEILGPSPFAAPGT from the coding sequence GGACACGAACAAGGAACTTCAAGCCATCATCCGTCAGCCCGGGGAGGGGGAGCGGCGTTGGTTCTTCGGCGGCGGGGTGCACATCTGGAAGGCCACCGAGGCACAGACCGCCGGTGCCTTCCTGCTCTTTGAGGACCGGCTGGAGAAGGGCAAGGACACGCCCCTGCACACGCATCCGGAGTCGGACGAAACGATGATCGTGCTCAGCGGCGAGATCGTGATGCACCTGGCCGGCCGGGAATCGAGGATCGGTGCCGGCGGCCTGGTGATGGCGCCGCGGGGGATGCCCCATGCGTTCAAGGTGACAGAGGATGCAACGCGCGTGCTGTGCCTGCACACCCCTGGGGTCTGCCAGGCGTTCTACCTGGAGGCCAGCGTTCCGCTTCAGGACGGCGATCCGGGCACCGGAGAGGTCGATTTCGGCCGGGTGATGGAATCGGCACGGCGCAACGGGGGCATCGAGATCCTCGGTCCCTCGCCGTTTGCCGCCCCGGGGACCTGA
- a CDS encoding sulfurtransferase has translation MGEERKTLIDARGLAALLESRPDTVLLDVRWALGDAHGRDHYEAGHIPGAIFVDMETELSASGTPQAGRHPLPEAHDLAASARRWGINEDSTVVLYDGTGGLAAARGWWLLRHAGAADVRVLDGGVQGWEAAGHVLETGTNTAAPGNVRLGWGHMPVIDIDAAAAFPGHGILLDSRAAERYRGEVEPIDPRAGHIPGARNRPTTENLGADGHLLAPGPLAAALAGLGVQPGAGAQEVAAYCGSGVTAAHQVLALETIGVHAALYPGSWSQYSSDAARPAATGPTP, from the coding sequence ATGGGCGAGGAACGAAAGACATTGATCGACGCGCGCGGGCTGGCCGCACTGCTGGAGTCCAGGCCGGACACCGTGCTGCTGGATGTGCGTTGGGCGCTGGGGGACGCGCACGGCCGGGACCACTACGAGGCCGGGCACATCCCCGGGGCGATCTTCGTCGACATGGAAACCGAGCTCTCGGCATCTGGGACCCCGCAGGCAGGCCGGCACCCGCTTCCCGAGGCGCACGACCTTGCCGCCTCCGCCCGCCGTTGGGGCATCAACGAGGACTCGACCGTGGTGCTCTACGACGGAACCGGCGGGTTGGCCGCGGCCCGCGGCTGGTGGCTGCTGCGCCACGCGGGGGCCGCCGACGTCCGGGTGCTGGACGGGGGAGTGCAGGGGTGGGAGGCCGCCGGGCACGTGCTGGAAACCGGGACCAACACCGCGGCCCCGGGCAACGTCCGCCTGGGCTGGGGGCACATGCCGGTGATCGACATCGATGCCGCCGCCGCGTTCCCGGGACACGGGATCCTGCTCGATTCCCGCGCCGCGGAGCGCTACCGGGGCGAGGTCGAGCCGATCGACCCGCGTGCCGGGCACATCCCCGGGGCGCGCAACCGCCCCACCACCGAGAACTTGGGCGCCGACGGGCACCTGCTGGCACCGGGCCCGCTGGCCGCTGCCCTGGCGGGGCTTGGCGTGCAGCCCGGTGCCGGGGCGCAGGAGGTCGCGGCATATTGCGGCTCGGGCGTCACCGCCGCACACCAGGTCCTCGCGCTGGAAACCATCGGGGTGCATGCCGCGCTGTACCCCGGGTCCTGGTCGCAATACAGTTCCGATGCCGCCCGACCCGCCGCCACCGGACCCACCCCGTGA
- a CDS encoding Fur family transcriptional regulator: protein MTNPATTRRGTEQRVTKQRLAVNAALGQVDDFVTAQELHRWLLDEGDKVSLATVYRLLLSMAEDGLVDVLRNNEGEAMYRQCVIEHHHHHLVCRTCGKAVEVEAPAVEKWAARVAEENGFTEPTHTVEIYGLCPACSASQGAGTS from the coding sequence ATGACGAATCCTGCGACCACGCGGCGAGGAACCGAACAGCGGGTGACCAAGCAGCGTCTGGCAGTGAATGCCGCCCTGGGCCAGGTCGATGACTTCGTGACGGCACAGGAACTGCACCGCTGGCTGCTCGACGAGGGCGACAAGGTCTCTCTGGCCACTGTCTACCGGCTGCTGCTCTCCATGGCCGAGGACGGGTTGGTGGATGTGCTGCGCAACAACGAGGGCGAGGCGATGTACCGCCAATGCGTCATCGAGCACCACCACCACCACCTGGTGTGCCGGACCTGCGGCAAGGCAGTCGAGGTCGAGGCACCCGCGGTGGAGAAGTGGGCGGCCCGGGTGGCCGAGGAAAACGGCTTCACCGAACCCACCCACACCGTGGAGATCTACGGGCTCTGCCCGGCCTGCTCGGCAAGCCAGGGCGCCGGGACCAGCTAG
- a CDS encoding HIT family protein gives MSTLFTKIIDGQIPGRFIWKDEHCVAFLTIGPITHGHTLVVPREELDKWTEAPAELMTHLVDVAGKIGRAQVRAFASERAGLMIAGFEVPHLHVHVWPTNSLADFDLARADTNPDPATMDANAAKLRAALREDGHGDLVPEA, from the coding sequence ATGAGCACGCTGTTTACCAAGATCATCGACGGCCAGATCCCCGGGCGCTTCATCTGGAAGGACGAGCACTGCGTCGCGTTCCTGACCATCGGCCCGATCACGCACGGGCACACCCTGGTGGTGCCGCGCGAAGAACTCGACAAGTGGACCGAGGCCCCGGCCGAATTGATGACACACCTGGTCGATGTTGCAGGCAAGATCGGCCGCGCCCAGGTCCGCGCGTTCGCCTCCGAGCGTGCAGGGCTGATGATTGCCGGGTTCGAGGTCCCGCACCTGCATGTGCACGTGTGGCCGACCAATTCGCTGGCCGACTTCGACCTGGCGCGGGCCGACACCAACCCGGATCCGGCCACGATGGACGCCAACGCCGCCAAGCTGCGGGCGGCCCTGCGCGAAGACGGCCACGGCGACCTGGTTCCCGAAGCCTGA